Proteins from one Aythya fuligula isolate bAytFul2 chromosome 11, bAytFul2.pri, whole genome shotgun sequence genomic window:
- the WHAMM gene encoding WASP homolog-associated protein with actin, membranes and microtubules — MAEPAADSLEGWVAVRDTAFAPPQQPPPRLRFLVGWNAAEDAFAVTCHHGRAEGEAPRSWAGLFSAPALLGVHRQLAAVCPRLEPAFPALPRSAAAAGLWALLFPGGSPVLGEAEAQELCRALERYLSWALELCGGGVLLDALFAAERPRDEEYFESLRELRGRALRGHLARAKEALRRVLQQHKSADTMVALMKVYEEEDEVYQDLVTMATQFYQYLLQPFRDMRELATLYKLEILKSLQYDNLGPKRVAALQKDAEEWTKRAENAVCSIQDITVNYFKETVKALTAMQKQMEQDQERFGKATWASALPRLENLKCMLAKETLQHLRAKELCVKQKRAAIQKNMENLDEKEENLAVVEELEIHYYETQLELYNVQLEVLKHEEMLLIVQLDALRRQIKEKQDEVVYYDTCENPEELKVIEQTMEQHYANLSEMTMLRQKIKQLETKRGTVCARRAYLRNKKDQCEAKHRQRLQQAEECKKRFLQHHSIQIKRDKQKEEEKKKKAWISQERQKTLERLKTFREKCPAHVVLKTSHPQPLSPRLPRSVTQRAAVPCPPPSLRTRPEPEQPKSLLIVETKASEAPQENIPADIPVQILVTADKSKQQKDSEELVVSPSSPPPPPPPLPPPPPPPPLPLHLKTRSPVEDKPLPLRADGPAGSSALHKQDDSSMRSINNCIGTMDEVLASLKRGEVHLRKVEQSNPYASVKDSILSAIRQGVKLRKVNQDTEKDVSNGSSNDLERSIKAAIQRIKKVSADSEEEENNDQNNGEWDS, encoded by the exons ATGGCGGAGCCGGCGGCGGACAGCCTGGAGGGCTGGGTGGCCGTGCGCGACACCGCCTTCGCCCCGccgcagcagccgccgccgcggcTCCGCTTCCTGGTGGGCTGGAACGCCGCGGAGGACGCCTTCGCCGTCACCTGCCACCACGGCCGGGCGGAGGGGGAAGCCCCGcggagctgggccgggctctTCTCGGCGCCGGCCCTGCTCGGCGTCCACCGGCAGCTGGCGGCCGTGTGCCCGCGCCTGGAGCCCGCCTTCCCCGCCctgccccgctccgccgccgccgcaggTCTCTGGGCTCTGCTGTTCCCCGGTGGCTCCCCGGTGCTGGGCGAGGCGGAGGCGCAGGAGCTGTGCCGGGCGCTGGAGCGCTACCTGAGCTGGGCCCTGGAGCTGTGCGGCGGCGGCGTGCTGCTGGACGCCCTGTTCGCCGCCGAGCGGCCCCGCGACGAGGAGTACTTCGAGAGCCTCCGCGAGCTCCGCGGGAGGGCCCTGCGAGGGCACCTGGCCCGGGCCAAGGAGGCCCTGCGGCGG GTTCTCCAGCAGCATAAAAGTGCTGACACAATGGTGGCTTTGATGAAGGTTTATGAAGAAGAAGACGAAGTTTATCAGGATTTGGTAACCATGGCGACGCAGTTCTACCAGTATTTGCTGCAGCCCTTCAGAGATATGCGAGAACTGGCGACACTGTACAAACTGGAAATCCTG AAATCTTTGCAGTATGATAATTTGGGGCCTAAAAGAgtagcagctttgcagaaagatGCTGAAGAATGGACTAAGAGAGCTGAGAATGCTGTGTGCTCCATTCAGGATATAACTGTGAACTACTTCAAGGAAACTGTAAAGGCTCTAACGG CAATGCAGAAACAGATGGAACAAGATCAGGAAAGATTTGGTAAAGCCACCTGGGCATCAGCTTTGCCACGACTAGAAAACCTGAAATGTATGTTAGCTAAAGAAACCCTTCAGCATCTGAGGGCAAAAGAATTATGCGTGAAACAGAAGAGGGCTGCCATTCAGAAAAAC ATGGAGAACCttgatgaaaaagaagagaatctAGCTGTGGTGGAGGAGctagaaatacattattatgAAACCCAACTAGAATTATATAATGTACAGCTTGAGGTATTGAAACATGAAGAGATGCTGCTCATTGTACAGTTGGATGCTTTGAGGAGGCAGATCAAAG AGAAACAGGATGAAGTTGTTTACTATGATACATGTGAAAATCCTGAGGAGCTCAAGGTCATTGAACAGACAATGGAACAACATTACGCTAACTTGTCAGAAATGACGATGCTGAGGCAGAAGATTAAACAGTTGGAGACAAAGCGTGGGACTGTCTGTGCGAGGAGAGCCTACCTCAGGaacaaaaaa GATCAATGTGAAGCAAAACATCGACAGAGACTACAACAGGCAGAAGAGTGCAAGAAACGCTTCCTGCAGCATCACAGCATACAGATA aaaagagACAAgcaaaaagaggaggagaaaaagaaaaaagcttggATAAGCCAGGAACGTCAGAAAACACTGGAGAGGCTGAAGACATTCAGGGAG aAGTGCCCAGCTCATGTTGTGCTGAAAACATCTCATCCACAACCTCTCAGTCCCAGGTTGCCACGAAGTGTCACCCAACGGGCTGCAGTACCGTGCCCTCCGCCTTCATTAAGAACAAGGCCAGAACCAGAGCAGCCAAAGAGCTTGCTGATAGTAGAAACCAAAGCATCAGAAGCTCCACAGGAGAATATTCCAGCAGATATCCCTGTCCAGATTCTTGTTACTGCTGATAAATCAAAGCAACAAAAGGACAGTGAAGAGTTGGTGGTCTCTCCATCctcccctccaccaccaccgccacctctaccacctcctcccccacctcctcccttACCTCTCCATTTAAAGACACGATCTCCAGTAGAGGACAAGCCACTTCCCCTTAGAGCTGATGGCCCTGCAGGAAGCTCTGCACTGCACAAACAGGATGACTCATCCATGAGGTCTATAAATAATTGCATAG GTACAATGGATGAGGTTTTGGCTTCTCTAAAACGTGGAGAAGTTCACCTTCGCAAAGTGGAACAGTCAAATCCGTATGCCTCTGTGAAAGACAGCATCCTCTCTGCCATACGGCAGGGAGTTAAACTAAGAAAAGTGAATCAAGATACTGAGAAAGATGTCAGTAACGGATCCTCTAATGATCTGGAGAGAAGCATTAAGGCAGCCATCCAGAGAATTAAGAAAGTGTCTGCTGAttctgaagaagaggaaaacaatgaTCAGAATAATGGAGAATGGGACAGCTAA